A region of Falco peregrinus isolate bFalPer1 chromosome 13, bFalPer1.pri, whole genome shotgun sequence DNA encodes the following proteins:
- the P2RY4 gene encoding P2Y purinoceptor 4 isoform X1, producing MAPSPAGGQALPGGAPLLRATPAQVRRSGSENMATSVRTFPVALWTPTLAPWPGGNTTTVAEAKCIFNEEFKFILLPISYGIVFVVGLPLNSWALWMFISRMRPWNATTTYMFNLAISDTLYVLSLPTLVYYYADRNNWPFGKWLCKIVRFLFYANLYSSILFLTCISIHRYMGICHPIRSLKWVKTKHARIICVGAWLVVTICLIPNLIFVTTSSKGNSTLCHDTTKPEEFDHYVHYSSSIMALLFGVPFLVIVLCYCLMAKRLCKPSFSSPSPRMPSYKKRSIKMIIIVLTVFAICFVPFHITRTMYYTSRYFQADCSTLNIINFTYKITRPLASINSCLDPILYFMVGDKYRGQLRRGPAQRLRPVPTCDLALVSPSMENILGGSHAASDRRGTAQSGGGC from the coding sequence ATCTGGCTCAGAGAACATGGCCACTTCAGTGAGGACGTTCCCAGTTGCCCTGTGGACACCGACTCTGGCTCCCTGGCCAGGAGGAAACACCACCACAGTGGCAGAAGCAAAGTGCATCTTCAACGAGGAGTTCAAGTTCATCCTGCTGCCCATCTCCTACGGCATCGTCTTTGTGGTGGGGCTGCCCCTCAACTCCTGGGCGCTGTGGATGTTCATCTCCAGGATGAGGCCCTGGAACGCCACAACCACCTACATGTTCAACCTGGCCATCTCCGACACGCTCTACGTCCTCTCCCTCCCTACCCTGGTCTACTATTATGCCGATCGCAATAACTGGCCCTTTGGGAAATGGCTCTGCAAGATCGTGCGCTTCCTCTTCTACGCTAACCTCTACAGCAGCATCCTCTTCCTGACGTGTATCAGCATCCACCGCTACATGGGCATCTGCCACCCCATCCGCTCCCTGAAGTGGGTGAAGACCAAGCACGCCCGCATCATTTGTGTGGGTGCCTGGCTTGTTGTCACCATCTGCCTCATCCCCAACCTCATCTTTGTCACCACCAGCTCCAAGGGCAACAGCACCCTGTGCCACGACACCACCAAACCTGAGGAGTTTGACCATTACGTGCACTACAGCTCCTCCATCATGGCCCTCCTCTTCGGGGTCCCCTTCCTGGTGATCGTCCTCTGCTACTGCTTGATGGCCAAGAGACTCTGCAAGCCCAGcttctccagccccagcccccgaATGCCCTCCTACAAAAAACGCTCCATCAAGATGATCATCATCGTGCTCACCGTCTTTGCCATCTGTTTCGTGCCCTTCCACATCACCCGGACCATGTACTACACCTCCCGCTACTTCCAAGCCGACTGCTCGACCCTCAACATCATCAACTTCACCTACAAGATCACTCGGCCCCTGGCCAGCATCAACAGCTGCCTCGACCCCATCTTGTACTTCATGGTCGGGGACAAGTACCGGGGGCAGCTGCGCCGGGGGCCAGCTCAGCGCCTCCGGCCTGTGCCCACATGTGACCTGGCCTTGGTATCCCCCTCCATGGAGAACATCCTGGGTGGCAGCCACGCTGCCAGTGACAGACGAGGGACAGCACAGAGCGGAGGCGGGTGCTGA
- the P2RY4 gene encoding P2Y purinoceptor 4 isoform X2, whose protein sequence is MATSVRTFPVALWTPTLAPWPGGNTTTVAEAKCIFNEEFKFILLPISYGIVFVVGLPLNSWALWMFISRMRPWNATTTYMFNLAISDTLYVLSLPTLVYYYADRNNWPFGKWLCKIVRFLFYANLYSSILFLTCISIHRYMGICHPIRSLKWVKTKHARIICVGAWLVVTICLIPNLIFVTTSSKGNSTLCHDTTKPEEFDHYVHYSSSIMALLFGVPFLVIVLCYCLMAKRLCKPSFSSPSPRMPSYKKRSIKMIIIVLTVFAICFVPFHITRTMYYTSRYFQADCSTLNIINFTYKITRPLASINSCLDPILYFMVGDKYRGQLRRGPAQRLRPVPTCDLALVSPSMENILGGSHAASDRRGTAQSGGGC, encoded by the coding sequence ATGGCCACTTCAGTGAGGACGTTCCCAGTTGCCCTGTGGACACCGACTCTGGCTCCCTGGCCAGGAGGAAACACCACCACAGTGGCAGAAGCAAAGTGCATCTTCAACGAGGAGTTCAAGTTCATCCTGCTGCCCATCTCCTACGGCATCGTCTTTGTGGTGGGGCTGCCCCTCAACTCCTGGGCGCTGTGGATGTTCATCTCCAGGATGAGGCCCTGGAACGCCACAACCACCTACATGTTCAACCTGGCCATCTCCGACACGCTCTACGTCCTCTCCCTCCCTACCCTGGTCTACTATTATGCCGATCGCAATAACTGGCCCTTTGGGAAATGGCTCTGCAAGATCGTGCGCTTCCTCTTCTACGCTAACCTCTACAGCAGCATCCTCTTCCTGACGTGTATCAGCATCCACCGCTACATGGGCATCTGCCACCCCATCCGCTCCCTGAAGTGGGTGAAGACCAAGCACGCCCGCATCATTTGTGTGGGTGCCTGGCTTGTTGTCACCATCTGCCTCATCCCCAACCTCATCTTTGTCACCACCAGCTCCAAGGGCAACAGCACCCTGTGCCACGACACCACCAAACCTGAGGAGTTTGACCATTACGTGCACTACAGCTCCTCCATCATGGCCCTCCTCTTCGGGGTCCCCTTCCTGGTGATCGTCCTCTGCTACTGCTTGATGGCCAAGAGACTCTGCAAGCCCAGcttctccagccccagcccccgaATGCCCTCCTACAAAAAACGCTCCATCAAGATGATCATCATCGTGCTCACCGTCTTTGCCATCTGTTTCGTGCCCTTCCACATCACCCGGACCATGTACTACACCTCCCGCTACTTCCAAGCCGACTGCTCGACCCTCAACATCATCAACTTCACCTACAAGATCACTCGGCCCCTGGCCAGCATCAACAGCTGCCTCGACCCCATCTTGTACTTCATGGTCGGGGACAAGTACCGGGGGCAGCTGCGCCGGGGGCCAGCTCAGCGCCTCCGGCCTGTGCCCACATGTGACCTGGCCTTGGTATCCCCCTCCATGGAGAACATCCTGGGTGGCAGCCACGCTGCCAGTGACAGACGAGGGACAGCACAGAGCGGAGGCGGGTGCTGA
- the LOC101917877 gene encoding diacylglycerol O-acyltransferase 2-like, with product MKTIIAACSQNLSGSRASIQTALRTLLTAPWPSQRDLRSWLQLLSVLQWVLSFLLLGTVSLLLLIYLVFTSFWPISALYLAWIIYDWDTPEKGGRRLPCLRRWPVWRHFRDYFPVKLVKTHDLSPSHNYIIGSHPHGILCVGAFCNFITGSTGFGEMFPGIRPFLTTLAGNFRLPIFREYLMSGGLCPVTRRAIGYLLSKNGTGNAVAIVIGGAAESLSCRPGVTTLILKKRKGFVRMALQHGAYLVPSFSFGENDLFRQVVFEEGSWMRSIQQRFQKMMGFAPCVFYGRGLTSVRSRGFLPYARPITTVVGEPVMVPKIEDPSCEMVDMYHEMYIRSLLKLFNENKTKYGLSETDELHIL from the exons GCAGCCGTGCCAGCATCCAGACCGCCCTGCGCACCCTGCTCACAGCACCCTGGCCCTCGCAGCGGGACCTCCGctcctggctccagctcctctcTGTCCTGCAGTGGGTGctcagcttcctgctgctgg GAACAGTCAGCCTGCTGCTCCTCATCTACCTGGTGTTCACCAGCTTCTGGCCCATCTCTGCGCTCTACCTGGCCTGGATCATCTACGACTGGGACACACCAGAGAAAG GTGGCAGGAGGCTGCCGTGCCTGCGGCGATGGCCTGTGTGGAGGCACTTTCGGGATTATTTCCCTGTGAAG CTGGTGAAGACGCACGACCTGTCCCCCAGCCACAACTACATCATCGGCTCCCACCCCCATGGCATCCTCTGCGTCGGCGCCTTCTGCAACTTCATCACGGGCTCGACAGGCTTCGGGGAGATGTTCCCAGGCATCCGGCCCTTCCTCACCACCCTGGCCGGCAACTTTCGCCTGCCCATCTTCAGGGAGTACCTGATGAGTGGGG GCCTGTGCCCAGTGACACGCCGTGCCATTGGGTACCTGCTCTCCAAGAATGGCACCGGCAACGCGGTGGCCATCGTCATTGGCGGCGCAGCTGAGTCGCTCTCCTGCCGTCCCGGTGTCACCACACTCATCCTGAAGAAGCGCAAGGGCTTTGTCCGCATGGCCCTGCAGCATGG GGCCTACCTTgtcccctccttctcctttgGGGAGAATGACCTCTTCCGCCAGGTGGTCTTTGAGGAAGGCAGCTGGATGAGGAGCATTCAGCAGCGCTTCCAGAAGATGATGGGCTTTGCTCCCTGCGTCTTCTATGGCCGGGGCCTCACCTCCGTCCGGTCCCGGGGTTTCCTCCCCTATGCCAGACCCATCACCACCGTGG TGGGGGAGCCGGTGATGGTGCCCAAGATCGAGGACCCAAGCTGCGAGATGGTGGACATGTACCACGAGATGTACATCCGCTCCCTGCTCAAGCTCTTCAATGAGAACAAGACCAAGTACGGGCTGTCGGAGACGGACGAGCTGCACATCCTCTGA